GATGGCGCGCGAGCCCTTCCCCGCCAGCACCAGCACCGTGCCCGCGAACACCTTCCAGGACTCGGAGTGGTAGCCGCCGCCCGGCAGCCACACGCTCGGGACTCCGCGCAGCGCGCGCTCCAGCGCCCTATCTCTGCGCCGTGCGCCCTCCAGCGTCAGCCCCACGCGGCCGAAGCGGTCCCCCTTCAGCACGTCCCCGCCGGCGATGACGAAGGCCATGTCCGCCCGGGGCATGCGCGCCAGCAGCCCCTCCAGCAGCGAGAGGTAGTCGTTGTCGCTGACGCCCTCGGGCACCCGCGTCTCGTCCACCTCCAGCGGGAGCGAGCCCCAGTCGCTGCCGGACAGCGAGCCAATCCACGCCTTCTCCTGGCCGGCCAGGCACTCCGCCGTGCCGTCGGGCGGGTGCGCGTCCAGGTCCACCACCACGGTGCGCCCGTCGAAGCCGTCCGCGTGGAGCGCCGCCAGCGCCACCGCGATGTCGTTCACCGCGCAGAAGCCGCCGCCCCGGGCCGGCGCCGCGTGGTGGAAGCCGCCCGCCATGTTCACCACCGGGCCCTTGCGCGCCAGCGCCAGCCGCGCCGCGCCCAGCGTGCCGCCGCAGACGAGCCGCACGTTGGTCAGCAGCGTGTCCACCGGGACTTCCGACGGGTCCGTGGCGAAGATGCGCGCCAGCGTCTCCGGGCGGCCGAGGGACTCGAGGTACGCCGGCTCGTGCACGCGCGCGAGCTCCGCGTAGCTCACCGGCAGCGGGCGGTGCACGTCCGCCGGGCGCACCACGCCCTTCTCCAGCAGGTACCAGGTGGTGAAGTCCACCCCGCGCGGCTCGATGCCCACCGAGGACTCGATGCCGGTGAGCGGCAGCCGGTAGGACTCGTCGTAGAAGATGGGCACGCTCGCGCCACCGCTTCCGGGCACCCACTTGCCCAGCCAGTCCCACACGCTCATGCGCGGCACCTCGAACGGGACGGGGCGCCGGGAGCGACGACGTCGGTGGTGGACACTGGAGCGGGGCGGAGACGTGGCACGGAGGCCGCGAGCTTCGCGCAGTGAACGCCCTCCCGGGATGTTTTTCGTGACTGTCCGGCGGCTGGATTGCGTTTCACCGGGGGTGAGGGGTAGGCAGCCGGCCCGACGGGACCGCCTGACGGGCGGCCTGTACACCCGGGGGGTCTTCCATGTCGTCGTTCCGTTCGCTGTGCCTTGCCGCCGTGGCGCTGTGCCTGGTGGCCCTGCCCTCTTCCGCCGCGGACACGTACGCGAAGACGCGCTACCCCATCGTGCTCGCACACGGGATGGCGGGCTTCGACTCGCTGTTCGGCGTGCTGGACTACTTCCATGGCGTGCAGTCCACGCTGGCCTCGGGCGGCGCGCGCGTCTACGTGACGCGCGTGCCCGCCTTCAACGCCACGGAGGCCCGCGGCGAGGCGCTGCTGGCGCAGGTGGAGGACATCGTCGCGCGCACCGGCTGCGGGAAGGTGAACCTCATCGGCCACAGCCACGGCGGCCTGGACGTGCGCTACGTGGCGGCGGTGCGGCCGGACCTGGTGGCGTCGGTGACGACGGTGGGCTCGCCACACAAGGGCGCGGCCCTGGCCGACCACCTGCGCGCCAACCTGACGGCCGGGGGGCTCGGCGAGGGCGTGCTGTCCTTCTTCGCCAACCACCTGGGCACGGTGCTGGGCTTGCTGTCCGGCAGGACGCGGCCGCAGGACGCCGTGAAGGGCCTGGACGCGCTCACCGGAGCGGGGCTGGCCCGGTACAACGCGCGCTTCCCCGCGGGCGTGCCCGCCACCGCGTGCGGCCAGGGCGCGGCCACCGGGATGGCGGGCCAGCGGTACTACTCGTGGTCGGGAACGGGCGTCGTCACCAACCTGCTGGACGTGTCCGACGGCGCGCTGGGCCTGTCGTCCTTCTTCTACCGCGAGGCCAATGACGGCCTCGTGGGCCGGTGCAGCTCGCACTTCGGCACCGTGCTGCGCGACGACTACGCGATGAACCATGCGGACGAGGTGAACCAGGTGCTCGGCCTCACCGCCCTGTTCCAGACGGACCCGAAGTCCGTGTACCGCGCGCACGCGAACCGGCTGAAGAACGCGGGCCTGTGAGGTGCGGGCCGGCGTGGTCGCGAGGAGCGCCGACGGCTCGGCCCATGAGCACCGGGGCAAGCTTGCGGGCGCGCCTGCCGGCAGGGACCTGACGGGGGCCCGGAGGCGCACTGGAGGCTTGCTGTTCGGAAATGTCGGGACATTTCGCGGCGCAAAACCCCCGACATTTCCGAACAGTGACCTTCGGCCCCCGCTCCGGGGCCTCCCCTGCCGCGAGCCGGGAGCAGGCCGCCAATGATGGCGTGTCCATCTACAGCTTCTGGGGGCCCGCTGGAGCCTGTCCCGGGTCCTCCACGAACAGGTGGATACCGCTGCGACGGGCTGCCGCGTGAAGCAGGGGGCACATGCCATGAAGACCCGCATCTCCCACCGCTGCGGCGGGCTGCCGCGTGGCAGCAGGGGGCACACGCCATGAAAACCGGCATCTCCTACCGCTGCTACGGGCTGTCGCGTGGCAGCAGGGGCGCACGCCATGAAGACCCGCATTGCCTACCGTTGCGACGGGCTGCCGCGTGGCAGCAGGGGCACACGCCATGAAGACCCGCATTGCCTACCGCTGCGGCGGGCTGCCGCGTGGCAGTAGGGGGCACACGCCATGAAAACCCGCATTGCCATCGTGCTGCTCGTTGCTGTCTGCATGGGAGGAGGCGCGCGCGGGTGGCTCGCGGCCTGGAGTGAGGACCCCTCCGGGAGCCGAGCGTTCCCTGACACGGCAGCGCTGAGCCGGGAGGACCTGGCCCGCCCGGCGAGTGGCGATGCGCGGCCCCGGGCCGGAGCGGACACGGAGACGGGCTCCAGCGGGGACGCGGCCCAGCCCCGGGGCGACCTGCCCAGCAGGCCCACGTCCCTCCAGGACACGGAGGAGGACGGTGCGCTGCGCGTGGACGCGTCAGGCCACCTCGTGCCGTCCGCCGACGTGCGCCTGCTGTTCGACTACTACCTGTCCGCCAGCGGAGAGGAGCCTCCCGAAGTCCTCCGTGCACGCATCGTCTCGGCGCTGCGCGCGAAGCTGCCTCCTGCCGCGGTGGAGGAGGCGGTGCGGCTCCTCGACGACTACCTGGCCTATCGCGAGGCGACGCGCACGCTGCAGGCGCCTCCGGGCAGCGCACCGGACGACCTGGGCAGCCGGCTGGAGGCCGTGCGCCGCCTGCGCCGCGAGCACCTGGGCGACACGGTGGCGGACGCCTTCTTCGGCGCGGACGAGCTGCTGGACGGTGTAGCGCTGGAGCGCCTGCGGCTGGAGCGCGACACGTCGCTGACGCCGGAAGAACGGGAGCGGCGCATCACCGCGCTGGAGGAACGCCTCCCCGCGTCCATGCAGGTCCACCGTGAGGAGGCCCTGCGGCCCCTGCGCCAGCAGGCCGAGGAGCGGGAGCTGCTCGCCACCGGCGCCACGGCCGAGGACCTGCGTCACTACCGCAGGGCCACCGTGGGCGAGGAGGCCACCGCGAGGCTGGAGGCGCTGGACCAGCGGCGCTCCGAGTGGAAGCGGCGACTGGCGGCATTCCGGGCAAAGCGGGAGGCCCTGCGTCTCGCGGAGCCGGACCTGGCCCTGCGCGAGGCCGCGGTGCAGCGGCTGCTCATCGACTCCTTCACGCCCGAGGAGCGCCCCCGCGTGGAGGCCGCCGATGCGCTCGAGGCGGAGCGGGCGGTGCCGTAGCCCTCCCCTTCACCAGCGCTTCTTGCCAGGCGCCACCGATACGCTCGAGACGGAGCTGGCGGTGCCGTAACCCCTCCCCTTCACCAGAGCTTCTTGCCACGCGCGGCCGATGCACGCGAGGCGGAGCGCGCAGTGCCGTAGCCCGTCCTTTCACCAGAGCTTCCTGCCAGACGCCGCCGATGCACGCGAGGCGGAGCGCGCAGTGCCGTAGCCCGTCCTTTCACCAGAGCTTCCACCAGCGCTTCCTGCCAGGCGCCGCCGATGCGCGCGCGACGGAGCACAGTGCTGTAGCCCCGCCCCTCACCAGAGCTTCCACCAGGGCTTCTTGCCAGGCGCCGCCGGGGCGTCGGCTCGGGCCTGGACCGGGCGCGCCGCTTCGCCCGGGAGCCTGCGCCAGGAGCGCAGGATGGCGTCCGCCTCGGCGGAGAACTCCTCGTAGGTCAGGTCGCGCGGCCCACCCACGGTGATACGGAAGACGGCCCCGTCAACATCCGCGAGCCAGCGGGTCGCGGCCACCATGGGCTGCCCCTGCACGACGAAGCGCA
This DNA window, taken from Pyxidicoccus xibeiensis, encodes the following:
- a CDS encoding histone deacetylase family protein, producing the protein MSVWDWLGKWVPGSGGASVPIFYDESYRLPLTGIESSVGIEPRGVDFTTWYLLEKGVVRPADVHRPLPVSYAELARVHEPAYLESLGRPETLARIFATDPSEVPVDTLLTNVRLVCGGTLGAARLALARKGPVVNMAGGFHHAAPARGGGFCAVNDIAVALAALHADGFDGRTVVVDLDAHPPDGTAECLAGQEKAWIGSLSGSDWGSLPLEVDETRVPEGVSDNDYLSLLEGLLARMPRADMAFVIAGGDVLKGDRFGRVGLTLEGARRRDRALERALRGVPSVWLPGGGYHSESWKVFAGTVLVLAGKGSRAIKARYDPLSARYQRISRLLSQEGVPEEITLSLEDLEGSLGLGATLQPKVLGYYTAQSLEYTLFRFGLLSHVERLGYSRLRVEVGSTGAGDRIKVLGKAAGQEHLLVDCVVERRPVAGEPFLFLNWLSLRHPRARFSERRPQLPGQDVPGLGLGREATEMLLLMAKRVGLAGVAFRPMWFHPAALSRSRFRFADPVRQGRFEALVRDTAHLPVQEATRAVADGRVLLNGEPYRWEPDDMVSRLEPQAGDADVDALVAAERERCRFTVEAAG
- a CDS encoding esterase/lipase family protein, whose translation is MSSFRSLCLAAVALCLVALPSSAADTYAKTRYPIVLAHGMAGFDSLFGVLDYFHGVQSTLASGGARVYVTRVPAFNATEARGEALLAQVEDIVARTGCGKVNLIGHSHGGLDVRYVAAVRPDLVASVTTVGSPHKGAALADHLRANLTAGGLGEGVLSFFANHLGTVLGLLSGRTRPQDAVKGLDALTGAGLARYNARFPAGVPATACGQGAATGMAGQRYYSWSGTGVVTNLLDVSDGALGLSSFFYREANDGLVGRCSSHFGTVLRDDYAMNHADEVNQVLGLTALFQTDPKSVYRAHANRLKNAGL
- a CDS encoding lipase secretion chaperone yields the protein MKTRIAIVLLVAVCMGGGARGWLAAWSEDPSGSRAFPDTAALSREDLARPASGDARPRAGADTETGSSGDAAQPRGDLPSRPTSLQDTEEDGALRVDASGHLVPSADVRLLFDYYLSASGEEPPEVLRARIVSALRAKLPPAAVEEAVRLLDDYLAYREATRTLQAPPGSAPDDLGSRLEAVRRLRREHLGDTVADAFFGADELLDGVALERLRLERDTSLTPEERERRITALEERLPASMQVHREEALRPLRQQAEERELLATGATAEDLRHYRRATVGEEATARLEALDQRRSEWKRRLAAFRAKREALRLAEPDLALREAAVQRLLIDSFTPEERPRVEAADALEAERAVP